One genomic segment of Stenotrophomonas sp. 704A1 includes these proteins:
- a CDS encoding sensor histidine kinase, with the protein MPSLSPRRPLVLLVLIVVMAAIFLLDTVTDYAVAAACFYAAVILAASRVMGASGLISLAIACIALTALSFFLTRFGTYRIGLVNSVIGMLVIGITTYLALKMEAAKAAVQEAQGRLLRVARASTVGELTTSIAHEVNQPLAAIASSAEACQRWLAQDPPNVDKAWQTVARILADAHRAGDVIARIRGLTQGAAPERRAFDLNQAVEEMLALSRSELDQHGVAVALLLDADLPLVQADRVQVQQVIGNLILNAVDAMEAVPAADRRLSLLTQRDGQRISLSVRDRGVGLPIDHPERVFDAFWTTKSHGLGLGLSLSRSMIEANEGRIRAERPSGGGACFVFDLPIATEPPHA; encoded by the coding sequence ATGCCATCGCTGTCACCCCGCCGCCCGCTGGTGCTGCTGGTCCTGATCGTCGTGATGGCGGCGATCTTCCTGCTCGACACCGTCACCGACTACGCCGTGGCTGCTGCATGCTTCTACGCGGCGGTGATCCTCGCCGCGTCGCGGGTGATGGGCGCGAGCGGGCTGATCAGCCTGGCCATCGCCTGCATCGCACTCACCGCCCTGAGCTTCTTCCTCACCCGCTTCGGCACCTACCGCATCGGCCTGGTCAATTCGGTCATCGGCATGCTGGTGATCGGCATCACCACCTACCTTGCGTTGAAGATGGAAGCGGCCAAGGCCGCGGTGCAGGAAGCACAGGGCCGGTTGCTGCGGGTGGCGCGCGCATCGACCGTGGGCGAGCTGACCACCTCCATTGCACATGAAGTGAACCAGCCGCTGGCGGCGATCGCCAGCAGCGCCGAAGCCTGCCAGCGCTGGCTGGCACAGGACCCACCGAACGTGGACAAGGCCTGGCAGACCGTGGCCCGCATCCTGGCCGATGCGCATCGTGCCGGTGACGTGATCGCCCGTATTCGTGGCCTGACCCAGGGTGCCGCACCGGAACGGCGCGCCTTCGACCTGAACCAGGCGGTGGAGGAAATGCTGGCGCTGTCGCGCAGCGAGCTGGACCAGCACGGCGTGGCCGTGGCCCTGCTGCTCGATGCCGACCTGCCGTTGGTGCAGGCCGATCGGGTGCAGGTGCAGCAGGTGATCGGTAACCTGATCCTCAATGCGGTGGACGCGATGGAAGCAGTGCCGGCTGCCGACCGCCGCCTGTCCCTGTTGACGCAACGCGACGGACAGCGGATCAGCCTCAGCGTGCGCGACCGCGGTGTCGGCCTGCCAATCGATCATCCTGAGCGCGTGTTCGATGCGTTCTGGACCACCAAGTCACACGGGCTGGGTCTCGGTCTCAGCCTGAGCCGTTCGATGATCGAGGCCAACGAAGGCAGGATCCGAGCCGAGCGCCCGAGCGGCGGAGGTGCCTGCTTTGTGTTTGACCTGCCCATCGCCACGGAACCTCCTCATGCGTAA
- the pip gene encoding prolyl aminopeptidase, translating to MRTLYPAIEPYREFTLPVSDLHTLHIEECGTPDGIPVVYLHGGPGAGISPTHRRFFDPARYHIVLIDQRGSGRSTPFGELRDNTTQDLVADIEKVREHLGIERWLVYGGSWGSTLSLAYAQAHPERATGLIVRGVFLGREMENRWFAETNGGARWIFPERWDRYEAYIPEAERGDMIAAYWTRMDSTDEATRIEAAQAWLGWEDNAATLKHDVDAVSTDDPLDTLAKARIEAHYFRNGIFLEPDQLLRDIDRIRHLPGVIVQGRYDIICPPRSAWDLAKAWPEARLEMVTSGHSANEPATVDALVRATDAFADGHSSDRR from the coding sequence ATGCGCACCCTGTATCCCGCCATCGAGCCCTACCGCGAGTTCACCCTGCCGGTGAGCGATCTGCACACCCTGCACATCGAGGAATGCGGCACGCCCGACGGGATTCCGGTGGTGTATCTGCATGGCGGGCCGGGTGCGGGTATTTCCCCCACCCATCGCCGCTTCTTCGACCCGGCGCGCTACCACATCGTCTTGATCGACCAGCGTGGCAGTGGGCGCTCCACGCCGTTCGGCGAGCTGCGCGACAACACCACGCAGGACCTGGTAGCCGACATCGAGAAGGTGCGCGAACACCTCGGCATCGAGCGTTGGCTGGTCTATGGCGGTTCGTGGGGCTCGACCCTGTCGCTGGCCTACGCGCAGGCACATCCCGAGCGTGCCACCGGCCTGATCGTACGTGGCGTGTTCCTTGGCCGCGAGATGGAGAACCGATGGTTCGCGGAAACCAACGGCGGTGCACGCTGGATCTTCCCGGAGCGTTGGGATCGCTATGAGGCCTACATTCCAGAAGCCGAGCGTGGCGACATGATCGCGGCCTACTGGACGCGCATGGACAGCACCGATGAGGCCACCCGCATCGAAGCCGCGCAGGCCTGGCTGGGCTGGGAGGACAATGCGGCGACCCTGAAGCACGACGTGGATGCCGTTTCCACGGATGATCCGCTGGACACGCTGGCCAAGGCCCGCATCGAAGCGCACTACTTCCGCAACGGTATCTTCCTGGAACCGGACCAGCTGTTGCGCGACATCGACCGCATCCGCCACCTGCCCGGCGTGATCGTGCAAGGGCGCTACGACATCATCTGCCCGCCGCGCAGCGCCTGGGACCTGGCCAAGGCGTGGCCGGAAGCCAGGCTGGAGATGGTGACCTCGGGGCACAGCGCGAACGAGCCGGCGACGGTGGATGCGCTGGTGCGCGCCACGGACGCGTTTGCTGACGGGCATTCCAGCGATCGAAGGTAG
- the mgtA gene encoding magnesium-translocating P-type ATPase — protein MSLLNAWFNAFLRSRRAGNLFGRRAMPEAGFGPGSADVAPFALTTGLVTLSQLDEPRLLAALDSHADGLSPHEAEARLATLGPNEVDHEKPLPWWRHLWQCYRNPFNLLLTVLAAVSWLTEDAKATVVIGAMVLLSTLIRFVQEGRSNRAAERLKALVGNTARVLRRNPGTEAAEVADQYFGAHLHSRRPARLLDLPIRELVPGDHIVLSAGDMIPADCRVLSAKDLFVAQAAMTGESLPVEKFAHPGDGLAGLLEQHNLLFMGTNVVSGTASAIVLATGNQTYFGTLAQRSTATDRAPTAFQAGVNSVSWLLIRFALVMVPFVLLVNGWTKGDWTEAFLFALSVAVGLTPEMLPMIVTSTLAKGAVLLSRRKVIVKRLDAIQNFGAMEVLCTDKTGTLTQDRIALERHTDVFGNDSEDVLAFAYLNSHFQTGLINLLDRAVLEHVELQSSLRLSQDYRKVDEIPFDFERRRMSVVVSEREDHHELICKGAVEEMLAVCSSVRENGQDMPLDAHRLARVRQTTEELNEQGLRVVAVAMKETAASQTVYSQADECGLTLLGYVAFLDPPKESAAQALQALAAHGVEVKVFTGDNELVTARVCAQVGLPADTILTGPQIENMGDAALSRALREHRVFARLTPLHKERLVRGLRAQGKVVGFLGDGINDAPALRAADIGISVDSAVDIAKEAADIILLEKNLMVLEEGVIQGRRTFNNMLKYIRMTASSNFGNVFSVLVASAFLPFLPMLPLQLLVQNLLYDISQIAIPFDNVDEELVRKPLKWNPADIGRFMVFFGPISSIFDLTCFALMWYVFDARTVADQSLFQSGWFVVGLLTQTLIVHMIRTPKLPFLQSIAAPPLLLMTAAIMAIGVILPMSPLAGYFKLQALPPGYWPFLVAILFGYAALTTALKTFYIRRYGWQ, from the coding sequence ATGAGCCTGCTCAACGCCTGGTTCAATGCCTTCCTGCGCAGCCGTCGCGCAGGCAACCTGTTCGGCCGTCGCGCCATGCCCGAAGCCGGCTTCGGCCCGGGCAGCGCCGACGTCGCACCGTTCGCGCTCACCACCGGCCTGGTCACCCTGTCGCAGCTGGACGAGCCGCGCCTGCTGGCCGCGCTCGACTCGCATGCCGATGGCCTCAGCCCACACGAAGCCGAGGCGCGGCTGGCCACGCTCGGCCCCAACGAGGTGGACCACGAAAAGCCGCTGCCGTGGTGGCGGCACCTGTGGCAGTGCTACCGCAACCCGTTCAACCTGCTGCTGACCGTCCTGGCGGCGGTGTCCTGGCTGACCGAGGATGCCAAGGCCACCGTGGTGATCGGCGCGATGGTGCTGCTGTCCACCCTCATCCGCTTCGTCCAGGAAGGCCGCTCCAACCGTGCGGCCGAGCGACTGAAGGCGCTGGTCGGCAACACCGCGCGGGTGCTGCGTCGCAACCCCGGCACCGAGGCCGCCGAGGTGGCCGACCAGTACTTCGGCGCGCACCTGCACAGCCGGCGCCCGGCGCGCCTGCTGGACCTGCCGATCCGCGAACTGGTTCCCGGCGACCACATCGTACTGTCGGCCGGCGACATGATTCCCGCCGACTGCCGCGTACTGAGTGCAAAGGATCTGTTCGTGGCGCAGGCGGCGATGACCGGCGAATCGCTGCCGGTGGAGAAGTTCGCGCACCCGGGCGATGGCCTGGCTGGCCTGCTGGAACAGCACAACCTGCTGTTCATGGGCACCAATGTCGTGTCCGGTACTGCCAGCGCCATCGTGCTGGCCACCGGCAACCAGACCTACTTCGGCACGCTGGCCCAGCGCAGCACCGCCACCGACCGTGCACCGACCGCGTTCCAGGCCGGCGTCAACAGTGTCAGCTGGCTGCTGATCCGCTTCGCGCTGGTGATGGTGCCGTTCGTGCTGCTGGTCAATGGCTGGACCAAGGGCGACTGGACCGAGGCCTTCCTATTCGCGCTGTCGGTGGCGGTGGGGCTGACCCCGGAGATGCTGCCGATGATCGTCACTTCCACGCTGGCCAAGGGCGCAGTGCTGCTGTCGCGGCGCAAGGTCATCGTCAAGCGGCTGGACGCGATCCAGAACTTCGGGGCCATGGAGGTGCTGTGCACCGACAAGACCGGCACCCTCACCCAGGACCGCATTGCACTGGAGCGGCACACCGACGTGTTCGGCAACGACTCGGAGGATGTGCTGGCCTTTGCCTACCTCAACAGCCACTTCCAGACCGGGCTGATCAACCTGCTCGACCGTGCGGTGTTAGAGCACGTGGAGCTGCAGAGCTCGCTGCGCCTGTCACAGGACTACCGCAAGGTCGATGAGATCCCGTTCGACTTCGAGCGCCGGCGCATGTCGGTGGTGGTTTCCGAACGCGAGGACCACCACGAACTGATCTGCAAGGGGGCGGTGGAAGAGATGCTGGCGGTGTGCAGCAGTGTGCGCGAGAACGGCCAGGACATGCCGCTGGACGCGCATCGGCTGGCACGCGTGCGGCAGACCACCGAGGAACTGAACGAACAGGGCCTGCGCGTGGTGGCGGTGGCGATGAAGGAGACCGCCGCCAGCCAGACCGTGTATTCGCAGGCCGATGAGTGCGGCCTGACCCTGCTCGGCTACGTAGCCTTCCTCGACCCGCCGAAGGAATCGGCTGCGCAGGCACTGCAGGCGCTGGCCGCGCATGGCGTGGAGGTGAAGGTATTCACCGGTGACAACGAACTGGTCACCGCCCGCGTCTGCGCCCAGGTCGGCCTGCCGGCCGACACCATCCTGACCGGACCGCAGATCGAGAACATGGGCGACGCAGCGCTGTCGCGTGCGCTGCGCGAGCATCGCGTGTTCGCCCGCCTCACGCCGCTGCACAAGGAACGACTGGTGCGCGGGCTGCGCGCGCAGGGCAAGGTGGTCGGTTTCCTCGGCGATGGCATCAACGATGCCCCTGCGCTGCGTGCGGCGGACATCGGCATCAGCGTGGACAGTGCCGTGGACATCGCCAAGGAAGCGGCCGACATCATCCTGCTGGAAAAGAACCTGATGGTGCTGGAGGAAGGTGTCATCCAGGGCCGGCGCACGTTCAACAACATGCTGAAGTACATCCGCATGACTGCCAGCTCCAACTTCGGCAACGTGTTCTCGGTGCTGGTGGCCTCGGCCTTCCTGCCGTTCCTGCCGATGCTGCCACTGCAGCTGCTGGTACAGAACCTGCTGTACGACATCTCGCAGATCGCCATTCCGTTCGACAACGTGGACGAGGAGCTGGTGCGCAAGCCGCTGAAGTGGAACCCGGCAGACATTGGCCGCTTCATGGTGTTCTTCGGGCCGATCAGCTCGATCTTCGACCTGACCTGCTTCGCCCTGATGTGGTACGTGTTCGACGCGCGCACAGTGGCCGACCAGAGCTTGTTCCAGTCCGGCTGGTTCGTGGTCGGCCTGCTGACCCAGACCCTGATCGTGCACATGATCCGCACGCCGAAACTGCCGTTCCTGCAGAGCATCGCCGCGCCGCCGCTGCTGCTGATGACCGCGGCGATCATGGCCATCGGCGTGATCCTGCCGATGAGTCCGCTGGCCGGCTACTTCAAGCTGCAGGCGCTGCCGCCCGGCTACTGGCCCTTCCTGGTGGCGATCCTGTTCGGCTATGCGGCGCTGACCACCGCGCTGAAGACGTTCTACATCCGTCGCTACGGCTGGCAGTAA
- a CDS encoding RNA polymerase sigma factor → MSQPTLPRPPALPLVSSLVRHYEELVDYLHRRFRSPGLAREVVHDVCVRLLERPAASDARHPIALLRRIAHDAAVDRCRAEDLRRHWVEPRAELPEGCCERPGPEQRAQGQQALQRLTASIERMPCRRQQVFVLHKIHELPQAEVAQRMGIGLKAVERHLRLAMADCRLHGALR, encoded by the coding sequence ATGTCCCAGCCGACACTTCCCCGCCCGCCTGCGCTGCCGCTGGTGTCCTCGCTGGTGCGCCATTACGAGGAACTGGTGGACTATCTGCATCGCCGGTTCCGCTCGCCGGGACTGGCGCGCGAAGTGGTGCACGACGTCTGCGTGCGCCTGCTGGAGCGCCCGGCCGCGAGTGACGCCCGCCACCCGATCGCGCTGCTGCGCAGGATCGCCCACGACGCGGCGGTTGACCGCTGCCGCGCCGAGGACCTGCGCCGGCACTGGGTGGAGCCACGCGCCGAGCTGCCCGAGGGCTGCTGCGAGCGCCCCGGGCCCGAGCAGCGCGCGCAGGGCCAGCAGGCACTGCAGCGGCTGACCGCCAGCATCGAGCGCATGCCCTGCCGACGGCAGCAGGTGTTCGTCCTGCACAAGATCCACGAGCTGCCCCAGGCCGAGGTGGCGCAGCGGATGGGGATCGGCCTGAAGGCGGTGGAACGCCACCTGCGCCTGGCCATGGCCGATTGCCGCCTGCACGGTGCACTGCGGTGA
- a CDS encoding MgtC/SapB family protein: MFDIHPNLPAFNAGASLSTFISLSVAFVLGAGIGLERQLRQRTAGLRTNTLVAVGAAVFVDLAVRFHDLYGGPPSPLHVVAYVISGVGFLGAGVIMKDGAQVSGLNTAATLWGSAAVGACAGIKLLPEALLAALFVLAANTLLRPVVNRIQRQPLPEAFSEATYAINVVCQREQQAEVLDRLLLLLEQAQYPVRAVDQHPFGERDVEIEAVLYATTVDAAELDAVLATLAATPGVLQGFWNASLEE; this comes from the coding sequence ATGTTCGACATCCATCCCAACCTGCCGGCGTTCAACGCCGGCGCCAGCCTCAGCACGTTCATCAGCCTGTCGGTGGCGTTCGTGCTGGGCGCCGGCATCGGCCTGGAACGGCAGCTGCGCCAGCGCACCGCCGGCCTGCGCACCAACACGCTGGTCGCCGTGGGTGCAGCCGTGTTCGTCGACCTGGCCGTGCGCTTCCACGATCTGTATGGCGGGCCACCCTCGCCGCTGCACGTGGTGGCCTATGTGATCTCCGGTGTCGGCTTTCTCGGCGCCGGCGTCATCATGAAGGACGGCGCGCAGGTGTCCGGACTGAACACCGCCGCCACGCTGTGGGGGTCGGCCGCCGTCGGCGCCTGCGCCGGCATCAAGCTGCTGCCCGAAGCGCTGCTGGCGGCGCTGTTCGTGCTCGCGGCCAACACGCTGCTGCGGCCGGTGGTGAACCGCATCCAGCGGCAGCCGCTGCCGGAGGCGTTCAGCGAAGCGACCTATGCGATCAACGTGGTCTGCCAGCGTGAGCAACAGGCCGAGGTCCTGGACCGGCTGCTGTTGCTGCTGGAGCAGGCGCAGTATCCGGTGCGGGCGGTGGACCAGCACCCGTTCGGCGAGCGCGACGTGGAGATCGAGGCCGTGCTGTACGCCACCACCGTCGATGCCGCTGAACTGGATGCCGTGCTGGCGACGCTGGCCGCTACGCCGGGCGTACTGCAGGGGTTCTGGAACGCCAGCCTGGAAGAATAG
- a CDS encoding DUF1697 domain-containing protein has protein sequence MSVHVALLRAVNVGGTGKLPMVELVAMCEDAGFTDVRTYIASGNVVFRSGLGEAGVRKALGQRLQAYAGKPVGVLVRSAAEIAAVAAGNPFPHAAGNRVVALFVDEALPADPLTGVTGLRDEQLARGTREIFVHYGDGMADSRLRIPYAQQGTARNLNTVGKLAAMAAALGQVTADGRGRR, from the coding sequence ATGAGCGTGCATGTCGCACTGCTGCGGGCAGTCAATGTCGGCGGTACCGGCAAGCTGCCGATGGTTGAACTGGTGGCGATGTGCGAAGACGCCGGCTTCACCGACGTCCGCACCTATATCGCAAGCGGCAACGTGGTGTTCCGCAGCGGACTTGGCGAAGCCGGCGTGCGGAAAGCCCTTGGCCAACGGCTGCAGGCCTATGCCGGAAAACCGGTGGGCGTATTGGTGCGCTCGGCAGCCGAGATCGCGGCGGTTGCCGCCGGCAATCCGTTCCCGCACGCCGCCGGCAATCGCGTGGTCGCGCTGTTCGTGGATGAGGCACTGCCCGCCGATCCCCTGACCGGGGTGACCGGCCTGCGCGATGAGCAGCTGGCGCGGGGTACCCGCGAGATCTTCGTCCACTATGGCGACGGCATGGCCGACTCACGCCTGCGGATTCCCTATGCCCAGCAAGGCACCGCCCGCAACCTCAACACGGTCGGCAAGCTTGCGGCAATGGCCGCCGCACTCGGCCAGGTCACCGCAGACGGTAGAGGGAGACGGTAG
- a CDS encoding low temperature requirement protein A, with protein sequence MSTRLRLPALRRRDGHHARVTYEELFFDLVYVFAVTQLSHHLLHHLDLAGVLQTLVVWFAVWLGWQYACWVSNWFDPEAPRIRGLLFATMLLALLMSSSIPEAFANRAWVFAGAYATMQVGRTAFVLFEVGRTHPLAPNFRRMLAWVSVSACFWLAGAAAEGNTRLALWAVAVACEYVSPMFGFAFPGLGRSHTREWTIEGGHLAERCQLFVIVALGETLLATGGVLSEVEQWSGAVVSAVLATFIGTIAMWWLYFGISSRDATEAISHAEDPGRMGANFHYVHALLIAGIIATAVGNDLVMDHPHAAVTPVYAAVLVAGPLIYLLGSALYKRVVYGRAPYSHLVGAVALGVLGVLLPQTHLLAAGWVTSAVLLAVGLMDTRLKHRLQRA encoded by the coding sequence ATGAGTACTCGACTGCGATTGCCGGCCCTGCGCCGGCGCGATGGCCACCACGCCCGCGTGACCTACGAAGAGCTGTTCTTCGACCTGGTCTACGTGTTCGCGGTCACCCAGCTCAGCCACCACCTGCTGCACCACCTGGACCTGGCCGGCGTGCTGCAGACCCTGGTGGTGTGGTTCGCGGTCTGGCTGGGCTGGCAGTACGCCTGCTGGGTCAGCAACTGGTTCGATCCGGAGGCACCGCGCATCCGTGGCCTGCTGTTTGCCACCATGCTGTTGGCCCTGCTGATGTCGTCGTCCATTCCCGAGGCCTTCGCCAACCGCGCATGGGTGTTCGCCGGCGCCTACGCCACCATGCAGGTCGGGCGTACCGCCTTCGTCTTGTTCGAGGTCGGCCGCACGCATCCGCTGGCGCCGAACTTCCGCCGCATGCTGGCCTGGGTGAGCGTATCGGCCTGCTTCTGGTTGGCAGGTGCGGCAGCCGAGGGCAATACGCGGTTGGCGCTGTGGGCGGTGGCGGTGGCCTGCGAGTACGTCTCGCCGATGTTCGGCTTCGCATTCCCGGGACTGGGCCGTTCGCACACCCGCGAGTGGACCATCGAGGGCGGGCACCTGGCCGAGCGCTGCCAGCTGTTCGTCATCGTCGCACTGGGCGAGACGCTGCTGGCGACCGGTGGCGTGCTCAGCGAGGTCGAGCAGTGGAGTGGTGCGGTGGTATCGGCGGTGCTGGCCACCTTTATCGGCACCATTGCCATGTGGTGGCTGTACTTCGGCATCTCCAGCCGCGACGCCACCGAGGCCATCAGCCATGCCGAAGACCCGGGCCGGATGGGGGCCAACTTCCACTATGTGCATGCGTTGCTGATCGCCGGGATCATCGCCACCGCCGTGGGCAATGATCTGGTCATGGACCACCCGCACGCTGCGGTGACGCCTGTATATGCGGCGGTGCTGGTGGCCGGCCCGTTGATCTACCTGCTGGGCAGCGCGCTGTACAAGCGGGTGGTGTACGGGCGCGCACCGTACTCGCACCTGGTCGGTGCGGTGGCGCTGGGCGTGCTGGGTGTGCTGCTGCCGCAGACCCACCTGCTGGCCGCCGGCTGGGTGACCAGTGCGGTGCTGCTGGCGGTGGGACTGATGGATACGCGGTTGAAGCACCGCCTGCAACGTGCCTGA
- a CDS encoding response regulator transcription factor has product MRKPAAPAADPAPIVYVIDDDPSVRAALEDLLASMGLQVRAFASTQAFLEHELEDAPACLVLDVRMPGQSGLEFHRTMGSHGLQLPVVFITGHGDIAMGVNAIKDGAIEFLTKPFRDQELLDAIHKGIDIDRQRRRDGEALDALQQRWNTLNAGEREVVDGVVRGRLNKQIAGDLGVSEITVKVRRAQVMRKMGARTLVDLVRMYDRLQAGTP; this is encoded by the coding sequence ATGCGTAAGCCCGCTGCACCGGCCGCCGATCCAGCGCCCATCGTCTATGTGATCGACGACGATCCGTCGGTGCGCGCCGCGCTGGAAGACCTGCTCGCTTCGATGGGCCTGCAGGTACGGGCGTTCGCCTCCACCCAGGCATTCCTCGAGCACGAACTGGAAGATGCACCGGCCTGCCTGGTGCTGGATGTGCGCATGCCCGGCCAGAGTGGGCTGGAGTTCCATCGCACGATGGGCAGCCACGGCCTGCAGCTGCCGGTGGTGTTCATCACCGGCCACGGTGACATCGCGATGGGCGTCAACGCGATCAAGGACGGCGCGATCGAGTTCCTGACCAAGCCGTTCCGTGACCAGGAACTGCTGGATGCGATCCACAAGGGCATCGACATCGACCGCCAGCGCCGCCGTGACGGCGAGGCACTCGATGCCCTGCAGCAGCGCTGGAACACCCTCAACGCCGGTGAGCGCGAGGTGGTCGACGGGGTGGTGCGTGGACGCCTCAACAAGCAGATCGCTGGCGATCTGGGCGTCAGCGAGATCACCGTGAAGGTGCGCCGCGCGCAGGTGATGCGCAAGATGGGCGCGCGTACGCTGGTCGACCTGGTGCGCATGTACGACCGCTTGCAGGCAGGTACCCCATGA
- a CDS encoding FecR family protein, translating into MSAAPPEPGPARAPLEPSAEDVLEQHRDALKERFPLPGPERLQRRRGGRVATRVLPLLLVAAGGLLMADPAWQVRTYQTAVGERRQVTLADGSRVLLDAGTRLQVRCHLRSRQVLLAQGHARFDVQRSAWRRFQVDAGPVRIRNYGTVFDVDRQGDLSEITLWRGAVGVTVEGAGAEQRLKPGQRLLAQPGSLSPPEAVDPDRADWTTGRLQFDRMPLAEVLRTLQRYHDRPIVLDDPALGALPVSGVFDADRAETAVALLPEILPVQVQRGTDGSLHLRARD; encoded by the coding sequence GTGAGCGCTGCGCCGCCGGAACCGGGACCTGCGCGGGCACCGCTCGAACCGTCCGCCGAAGACGTGCTTGAGCAGCACCGCGATGCACTCAAGGAGCGCTTCCCGCTGCCAGGCCCGGAACGGCTGCAGCGGCGCCGCGGCGGCCGTGTCGCCACGCGGGTGCTGCCCCTGCTGCTGGTCGCGGCCGGCGGGCTGCTGATGGCCGACCCCGCCTGGCAGGTACGCACCTACCAGACCGCTGTCGGCGAGCGCCGCCAGGTCACCCTGGCAGACGGCAGCCGGGTGCTGCTCGACGCGGGCACCCGCCTGCAGGTCCGGTGCCACCTGCGCTCGCGGCAGGTGCTGCTGGCGCAGGGCCATGCGCGCTTCGACGTGCAGCGCTCGGCGTGGCGCCGCTTCCAGGTCGATGCCGGGCCGGTACGGATCCGCAACTACGGAACGGTGTTCGACGTTGACCGCCAGGGCGACCTGAGCGAAATCACGCTGTGGCGCGGCGCAGTCGGTGTCACCGTGGAGGGCGCGGGCGCCGAGCAGCGGCTGAAACCCGGGCAGCGCCTGCTGGCCCAGCCCGGATCGCTCTCGCCACCGGAAGCCGTGGATCCGGACCGCGCCGACTGGACCACCGGACGCCTGCAGTTCGACCGCATGCCGCTGGCCGAGGTGCTGCGCACGCTGCAGCGCTACCACGATCGCCCGATCGTGCTGGACGACCCCGCACTGGGTGCGTTGCCGGTCTCGGGCGTATTCGATGCCGATCGTGCCGAAACGGCGGTGGCGCTGCTGCCGGAGATACTGCCGGTGCAGGTGCAGCGGGGCACCGACGGCAGCCTGCACCTGCGCGCCCGCGACTGA